In Glycine max cultivar Williams 82 chromosome 10, Glycine_max_v4.0, whole genome shotgun sequence, the DNA window CATCATTCTCCTAACTCTTTCTGTCATTTTCTCCCCCATAATACCAAAATAGAAATGCTGTAAAAAGTTGGCAACAACTGTCACAATACCCATGCAGGCAATGATCAAGCACCATTTGTTTATCTCCCCTTGTAAGTGCTGAGCTTCATCAATTCTATAGTAATCTGTCACCACCAGGCCAATAACATAAGCAAGAAGGGGATTGAAAGAACCAAAGATAGCAGCACCTATGCTTCCTAACACAGCATAAAGCCACTCTGCAAAACTAAGCTCTGCTAGCCTCCAAACTGAGGGTTGTTTTCGATGCCTAGCATCCTTTGTTTCACTCATTTTCACTGAAAGATCATCAGAATGACTATCAGGTCTGCTAAAAGTTTGTGAATGGGAGCGTTCATTTTTAGGATCAGACATTAAAAGAGGTGAAACGGGGGATTCTGGGTCAGAACCATTTGATGTTTGTCGATGCACACATTGAACATCAATCTTGGGTAACTCTGGTAGTCTCATTTCAAAACTATCCTGCCTTTTTATTGATGGCTCCTTATCTGATGAATCTAAAGACTGGCCATTTTCTATTAACTTCTCAGATGGTGGGCTCCGGACTTTTGGTGATTCTTGTGAGTTAAAGAAGCCATCTGAAGGCCGAAATATGGCAGAAACTCTCTGAAGAGAGGGTGACTTTATCATTTTAGGAGATGAAGGTTCTTTGAAGCTATTACTTTCTGAAGAATCTTTCTCAATTTGGAAAGTTGCAGTCTCCTTGTAGTTTCGAACAGGCATCCTGGATGATGAACAAAGTGATTTTCTACATGCAAATGGTGAAATCTTGCAAATATAAAAGCATTAAACATTGCCACTTCAACCATAGCGTAACgattattagtttattactatataaaatcattttcttaACAGACTATTGCCACTTCAACCATCAcaatatctgtttttttttttaaaaaagagccATGTTATATTCTCCATAAACAAACAAAGTTGCATAGAAAAAGTAGAAGCATGATTTGAGGCAGTATCAGACCTCTTGGGAAGTTTTGTGGCCTCTTCACACCGAAGAAGCTCTGCATATAAGCCATCCAGGGTGAGTAACTCATCATGAGTACCCATCTCAACAAGTTGACCATCTTCCATAACAGCTATATAATCAGCCTTCTTTATAAGACTAAGCCTTCGAGCAATTATGATTGTTGATCGTCCCAACATGAGGAGATCCAGAGCCTCCTGAACAGACCTCTCAGCCTCAAAATCAAGTCCACCAGTAACCTCATCAAGCAGAAGAATGGATGGATTTAAAAGCACGGCTCTTGCAATAGAAAGTTTTATTTTCTGCTCTTCTGTCAAAGCTAGACCAGCCCTGCCAACCTGAAAGACGGAAGCCCCAGTTTACGAGGTGAAAAGAGACTCCCACCAAAAAGGATATAATTGAACatacaaaccaaaaaaagaacaaTAGGCTTCATATGATCATGTCAATCAAGCTTCACCTGTGTGTCATAACCTTTATCTAATGAGCTGATAAAGGTATGTGCATGAGCTATTTTAGCAGCCTCTTCAATTTGATCCATGGTGGTATCTCTCCCATAAGCAATGTTGTCTCTTATACTCAAACTGAGTAAAGCAGGTTCCTGGGTGACCAGTCCTATTTGGCTTCTTAACCATTCCAGTTTcatattctttatattttcacCATCTAAAAGAACTTCCCCTGAACCACAGATTGGTATATTAATCTAAATCTGAAATGACCTATAAAGTGCTTTAGATGAAATATAGAATAAATATGCACCATCGAGGGGAAATCAATTACCTAATGTTGGATCATAGAACCGCTCCATGAGGGGAATAATACTACTTTTTCCAGAGCCATTTCTGCCAACAAGTGCCACAGTTTTTTTAGCAGGGACAGTGAGATAAAACCCACTCAAGATAGGGATTTCGGGGCGAGAAAGATAACTGAAGTAAACATTCCGAAACTCTATATTTCCTTGCACAGAAGCTGGAGCACTGCCATCATGATTAAAAGATGAGGATGACCGGCTTATCATCTCAAACAGTCTATAGGCAGCTATTCGCCCTTGATCAAATGAGTAGAAATTTGTTGCTGCTTGATTCAATCCCcttaatcaaattataaaaaattgtaagcaAAATGTAAcacaaataaagaagaaaaaaaatagaagttggGAATGATGCTCACAAGCCACTTAGAATCACAGCAAATAGAGCTGTTATAATTTCACCACCATGAGCTTTTCCATGTATAATCAAGAGCCTTCCAACCCAGAGTTGTAATGCACAAGAACAAATTGCAAGCCCATATGTAAAACCAAGGCCAAGTCCTTGAACAAGACTTATTAATATGCCATATCTAAGAGTAGCTTGCAGTGATGTTGCATATGAATATTTAGCCAATGTTTCATTTGTAAATGCATACAAGGTCCTTACATATGAAACTGCCTGCATCACAAGAAATTATACACATTCAGAACCGATGGCACAAAAAATGATTCATCAAATAATGAGAACTTTACCATTCTTTCCACTTCACGAAATTCAAACCATTAATAAAGAAATCAAGGCAATTGTATTCATTCCCTTCCAACCATAAGTAAACCTCAAAACTGTTCCATGTATAGTCAAATCAACTAAATATGGATCCAATGAACCAGGAACACAAATAGAAGCATGGACCAAAGCTATAAATATCTCTTATATGTGCATAATCTTAGAATCTGTGATAACTTATCCATGATTACAAACAGAAAGTATTAGTAGAATCTAGAAGCATTATATTTCACAGATACCATTTCATAAATTGTGACTTAGTTTTCAATTcctatttaaaggaaaaaagatcATGATGATCTACCCTCAACATGCAATCAGCAAAATAGAGCTTCCAGCCTTCCACTATTGAGTTGCAGCATAATGCTGGCTTTTTAAGGGTGTCTGTGTGCCTTCAAATGGGTTAAAGTATGTTCATGACCTCTCTTTCGCATTATGCTCATGTCTGCTAGAAGGAAGTTGCTAATATTCAGAAAGGTAAGTGTAACCTTGCTGCAAtagaaatttctttttaaaaaacatcTTATCCTCACcctagtaatattttttttctcttctttaacAAAATTctctttctataaaaaaaatagataccaTCTAACTAACAGACATCTCAAGCAAGTCTTATTCCATAACAtggtaaagaaaaacaaaaaatttgattcTATCAAAGACATTCTCCAGAACTTTCCTCTGCATGCCCCAAATTTTACTACACTTACTGGATGAATAATATTACAAGGAAAGATAGAGAATCACATACATGATATCATGATATGAAAGACTTCCAAACTGATTTaaatcctttctttcttttgatgtttagtaaaattaaaatcaattgaaaTCTACAATAGAATTGAATCTATGTATAAAGCACTCATCGGTTCAATGCAAGgatgaataaaatttaacaattaataacCTGTTCAGCAATGCTGGCTGCTTCAGCATATGCATCTTGAATATTCTCGGCAAGCCTATGGAGGAATATATTTGATATTCCTCCTGCAGCAACGATAAATGGACCTGTAGCTAATGTTATCAATGCAATTTGCCAACAATTGATGAAAGCAATAACAAGACCACTGAAGAATGTTGCCATATTATGAATATAATTCCCAACCTGTATCATCAAAAGTCAATACACACTGTATGAAATGTGTGTTGAGATATTATCTGGAAAGAATAACAAATTTACAAAGGAGTGAATATACACAAAAGAGCACAACAAACCTTTTCACTGAGAGCAGACTGAATGAGCAGCACATCACTCAATACCTGACTCACAATGTCTCCGTTATTTCCATAAGTATCAAAAAAGCTCATATCTTGGTTAAGTAATACTTGGACATAATTTGATCTGATGACAGCAGTCTGCCGTTCTCCAGTAAGAATCCAACATGAAACCTCtattaaacaagaaaaattagTGTTGCAGGAAACTTAAATTCAGCATCTAATAAGGAGCATTACTTGTAATTAATTTACCAATCCAACCAGCAGCAAAAACTCCCCCAGCAATATAAACAATGGTTAATGCAAGCTGCAGAAGAAACAAGGGTAAATAAGCATATAAGTCCATTTTTCACCTCTGGTTCATAAAATTAAGTGccttgcaaaataattaaatacgtAGTTATGATATCATATGGTTCAACCACTGAATTAACCAGTTGAAAAATGAACAGCCATACTGTTCAGTTCCCTGGTTGAAGCAAGTTTAAAACACAAAC includes these proteins:
- the LOC100819266 gene encoding ABC transporter B family member 20, which gives rise to MMVSRGLFGWSPPHIQPLTPVSEVSEPPESPSPYLDLGAETSTSQPMEVEEEMEEADEIEPPPAAVPFSRLFACADRLDWFLMLVGSLAAALHGTALVVYLHYFAKVLRVPQQGSPEEQFHRFKELALTIVYIAGGVFAAGWIEVSCWILTGERQTAVIRSNYVQVLLNQDMSFFDTYGNNGDIVSQVLSDVLLIQSALSEKVGNYIHNMATFFSGLVIAFINCWQIALITLATGPFIVAAGGISNIFLHRLAENIQDAYAEAASIAEQAVSYVRTLYAFTNETLAKYSYATSLQATLRYGILISLVQGLGLGFTYGLAICSCALQLWVGRLLIIHGKAHGGEIITALFAVILSGLGLNQAATNFYSFDQGRIAAYRLFEMISRSSSSFNHDGSAPASVQGNIEFRNVYFSYLSRPEIPILSGFYLTVPAKKTVALVGRNGSGKSSIIPLMERFYDPTLGEVLLDGENIKNMKLEWLRSQIGLVTQEPALLSLSIRDNIAYGRDTTMDQIEEAAKIAHAHTFISSLDKGYDTQVGRAGLALTEEQKIKLSIARAVLLNPSILLLDEVTGGLDFEAERSVQEALDLLMLGRSTIIIARRLSLIKKADYIAVMEDGQLVEMGTHDELLTLDGLYAELLRCEEATKLPKRMPVRNYKETATFQIEKDSSESNSFKEPSSPKMIKSPSLQRVSAIFRPSDGFFNSQESPKVRSPPSEKLIENGQSLDSSDKEPSIKRQDSFEMRLPELPKIDVQCVHRQTSNGSDPESPVSPLLMSDPKNERSHSQTFSRPDSHSDDLSVKMSETKDARHRKQPSVWRLAELSFAEWLYAVLGSIGAAIFGSFNPLLAYVIGLVVTDYYRIDEAQHLQGEINKWCLIIACMGIVTVVANFLQHFYFGIMGEKMTERVRRMMFSAMLRNETGWFDEEENSADNLSMRLANDATFVRAAFSNRLSIFIQDSAAVIVAFLIGVLLHWRLALVALATLPVLCVSALAQKLWLAGFSKGIQEMHRKASLVLEDAVRNIYTVVAFCAGNKVMELYQLQLNKIFKQSFFHGVAIGFAFGFSQFLLFACNALLLWYTAICVNKSYVDLPTALKEYIVFSFATFALVEPFGLAPYILKRRKSLMSVFEIIDRVPKIDPDDSSALKPPNVYGSIELKNIDFCYPSRPEVLVLSNFSLKVNGGQTIAVVGVSGSGKSTIISLIERFYDPVAGQVLLDGRDLKQYNLRWLRSHLGLVQQEPIIFSTTIRENIIYARHNASEAEMKEAARIANAHHFISSLPHGYDTHVGMRGVDLTPGQKQRIAIARVVLKNAPILLLDEASSSIESESSRVVQEALDTLIMGNKTTILIAHRAAMMRHVDNIVVLNGGRIVEEGTQDSLVAKNGLYVRLMQPHFGKALRQHRLV